The Thermosulfurimonas sp. F29 genome includes a window with the following:
- a CDS encoding SagB/ThcOx family dehydrogenase, translating to MPDYTRSLGFSFLEGTKLSLRDLFRDREEIAPAEPFKRYPGARRHGLPRPRPPRADLFEVLARRRSERIYAPTPLRLEELSVLLWAACGVTARAGRYLLRTAPSAGALYPVETYLAVHRVEGLEPGLYHLELREWVLEELRRGDFRADLKEAALGQGFCATAAVVFVWSVIPRRTMSKYGSRGVRYLFLDTAHIAQNLLLAAEALGLAACPVGAFLDDELNELFGLDGVEETAVYLVTVGRPGR from the coding sequence ATGCCTGACTACACCCGATCCCTCGGTTTTTCCTTCCTTGAGGGCACCAAGCTTTCCCTGAGGGATCTCTTTCGGGACCGGGAGGAGATTGCCCCCGCCGAGCCCTTCAAACGCTATCCCGGGGCCCGGCGGCACGGGCTTCCCCGCCCCCGGCCTCCCCGGGCGGACCTCTTCGAGGTCCTGGCCCGGAGGCGAAGCGAAAGGATTTACGCCCCGACCCCCTTGAGGCTCGAGGAGTTGAGCGTGCTTCTCTGGGCGGCCTGCGGCGTTACGGCCCGGGCCGGGCGCTACCTCCTCCGCACCGCCCCTTCCGCCGGAGCCCTCTACCCCGTGGAAACCTATCTGGCCGTCCATAGGGTAGAGGGACTCGAGCCCGGACTCTATCACCTGGAGCTCAGGGAATGGGTGCTCGAGGAACTCCGCAGGGGGGACTTCCGGGCCGACCTCAAGGAGGCCGCCCTGGGGCAGGGTTTCTGTGCCACCGCGGCGGTGGTCTTCGTGTGGTCGGTGATACCGCGCCGCACCATGTCCAAGTACGGCAGCCGGGGGGTGCGTTACCTCTTTCTGGACACGGCTCACATCGCTCAGAATCTTCTGCTGGCGGCCGAGGCCCTGGGCCTTGCGGCCTGTCCGGTGGGGGCCTTCCTGGACGACGAGTTGAACGAACTCTTCGGGCTGGACGGGGTGGAGGAGACCGCGGTTTACCTCGTCACCGTGGGACGCCCCGGACGATGA